In Xenorhabdus poinarii G6, the following are encoded in one genomic region:
- the nqrF gene encoding NADH:ubiquinone reductase (Na(+)-transporting) subunit F, whose amino-acid sequence MDIIILGVVMFTLIVLVLTAMILFAKSKLVNTGDIKVEVNGDEDKSFSAPAGDKLLNMLSSQGIFVSSACGGGGSCGQCRVKIKAGGGDILPTELSHINKREAKEGCRLACQVNVKQDLKIELPEDIFGVKKWECEVISNDNKATFIKELKLKIPDGEVVPFRAGGYIQIECPPHVARYSDFDVPQEYREDWDKFNLFRYVSEVKEPTIRAYSMANYPEEHGIIMLNVRIATPPPRNPDVTPGIMSSYIWSLKAGDKVTISGPFGEFFAKETDAEMIFIGGGAGMAPMRSHIFDQLNRLNSKRKISFWYGARSKREMFYTEDFDQLAAENENFTWHVALSDALPEDNWEGYTGFIHNVLYENYLKDHPAPEDCEFYMCGPPVMNAAVIKMLKDLGVEDENILLDDFGG is encoded by the coding sequence ATGGATATAATCATTCTAGGCGTAGTAATGTTTACCCTGATTGTGTTAGTACTGACGGCAATGATTTTGTTTGCAAAATCTAAGTTAGTGAACACCGGGGATATTAAAGTTGAAGTCAATGGCGACGAAGATAAGAGTTTTTCAGCCCCTGCTGGCGACAAGTTATTGAATATGCTTTCCAGTCAGGGGATTTTTGTGTCTTCTGCCTGCGGTGGCGGTGGCTCTTGTGGTCAATGCCGGGTGAAAATCAAAGCAGGTGGTGGTGATATCCTGCCAACAGAACTTTCCCATATCAATAAACGTGAGGCAAAAGAAGGCTGTCGGTTGGCATGTCAGGTCAATGTTAAACAAGATCTGAAAATTGAATTGCCAGAGGACATCTTCGGCGTTAAGAAATGGGAATGTGAAGTTATCTCCAACGATAATAAAGCCACGTTCATTAAAGAATTGAAGCTGAAAATTCCTGACGGGGAAGTTGTGCCATTCCGTGCAGGGGGTTACATTCAAATTGAATGTCCTCCACACGTAGCGCGTTATTCCGATTTTGATGTACCGCAGGAATACCGTGAAGATTGGGATAAATTCAATCTGTTCCGTTATGTCTCTGAAGTTAAAGAGCCGACGATCCGCGCATATTCAATGGCGAACTACCCGGAAGAGCATGGCATTATCATGCTGAACGTGCGTATTGCAACACCACCCCCAAGAAATCCAGATGTTACTCCGGGTATCATGTCTTCCTACATTTGGTCACTGAAAGCGGGTGATAAGGTCACGATTTCTGGCCCATTTGGTGAATTCTTTGCGAAAGAGACCGATGCGGAAATGATCTTTATCGGGGGCGGTGCAGGTATGGCGCCTATGCGTTCCCACATTTTTGACCAACTTAACCGTTTGAATTCAAAGCGTAAGATCTCTTTCTGGTATGGTGCGCGCTCTAAGCGTGAAATGTTCTATACCGAAGATTTTGATCAGCTGGCGGCAGAAAATGAGAACTTCACATGGCATGTGGCACTGTCAGATGCGTTGCCAGAAGATAACTGGGAAGGGTATACCGGCTTTATTCATAATGTCCTGTATGAGAACTACCTGAAAGATCATCCGGCGCCAGAAGACTGTGAGTTCTATATGTGTGGGCCTCCGGTCATGAATGCGGCGGTCATTAAGATGTTGAAAGACCTCGGTGTAGAAGATGAAAACATCTTGCTGGATGATTTCGGCGGCTGA
- a CDS encoding class II glutamine amidotransferase: protein MCELLGMSANVPTDIVFSLSGLIQRGGYTGPHKDGWGVTFYEGLGYRTFKDHQSSCHSPVAQFVQGYPIKSEVIVAHIRQANRGKVSLVNTHPFTRELWGKYWTYAHNGQLKGYKQLKTGSYRPVGETDSERAFCWILHQLSLKYPKRPANWPAVFKFIASLAAQLGHKGVFNMLLSDGQFVMAYCSTQLHWITRRAPFGRAKLLDQDMEIDFQQHTQSGDVVSVIATQPLTGNEFWHRIESGHYALFHFGEKIV from the coding sequence ATGTGTGAATTACTTGGCATGAGCGCCAACGTGCCGACCGATATCGTTTTCAGTCTGAGTGGTCTTATTCAGCGTGGGGGATATACCGGCCCGCATAAGGATGGCTGGGGAGTGACCTTTTATGAGGGATTGGGATACCGGACATTTAAAGATCATCAATCCAGTTGTCACTCACCTGTCGCCCAATTTGTGCAAGGCTATCCGATCAAGTCCGAAGTGATTGTGGCGCATATTCGTCAGGCAAACAGGGGAAAAGTGTCACTGGTCAATACACATCCATTTACTCGTGAATTATGGGGGAAGTATTGGACGTATGCCCATAACGGTCAGCTTAAGGGTTACAAGCAACTGAAAACAGGGAGTTACCGACCGGTAGGGGAGACAGACAGTGAAAGGGCATTTTGCTGGATATTACATCAATTATCATTGAAATACCCTAAACGTCCTGCCAACTGGCCGGCAGTCTTTAAATTTATTGCTTCTCTGGCGGCGCAACTGGGACACAAAGGGGTTTTCAATATGCTGTTGTCAGATGGGCAGTTTGTGATGGCTTACTGTTCGACACAATTGCATTGGATTACGCGTCGTGCTCCTTTCGGTAGAGCTAAATTACTTGATCAGGATATGGAAATTGATTTTCAGCAACACACTCAGTCCGGGGATGTGGTCTCTGTGATTGCCACGCAACCCTTAACCGGAAATGAGTTTTGGCACCGTATTGAATCTGGTCACTATGCGCTATTTCACTTTGGAGAAAAGATAGTTTGA
- the nqrM gene encoding (Na+)-NQR maturation NqrM, with translation MEVFIAAFIFFLLAFAGMALGYIFKRKSIQGSCGGLGSIGVEKVCDCPEPCDARKKRIAREAARQAQLEKNRIL, from the coding sequence ATGGAAGTCTTTATTGCTGCTTTTATCTTTTTCCTATTGGCCTTCGCGGGTATGGCACTGGGCTATATCTTTAAGCGCAAGAGCATTCAGGGAAGCTGTGGTGGTTTGGGAAGCATAGGTGTAGAAAAAGTTTGTGATTGTCCTGAACCCTGCGATGCGCGTAAGAAGCGCATTGCAAGAGAAGCAGCCCGTCAAGCACAGTTAGAGAAGAACCGGATTCTTTAA
- a CDS encoding L,D-transpeptidase family protein, with amino-acid sequence MKKITFCLSLNLSFGSLLLYVPLLAAVCLSVAQASVVHTSHSPSAITEEAFLWPKLSAKKPLLKRMGAKVFIQILKEERRLELYTEDNTGHYQLTQSYTICNYSGGLGPKTQNGDFKSPEGFYHVSPKQLNPNSHYYRAINLGFPNELDKSKGYSGNHLMIHGECKSIGCYAMTNRYMDEIYQYAESAFQHGQHEIKINIYPFRMTPQNMMRHRNNNNYLFWRQLQPAYAYFIQNSIPATVNVIDGQYVVNVEPKNQFPLWNNKSNYLFSKVK; translated from the coding sequence ATGAAAAAAATAACATTTTGTCTTTCACTGAACCTCTCATTCGGCTCACTACTGTTGTATGTACCTCTTTTGGCCGCGGTATGCTTATCCGTAGCGCAAGCGTCGGTTGTACACACCTCTCACTCACCCTCGGCGATCACCGAAGAGGCTTTCTTATGGCCCAAACTGTCAGCTAAAAAACCGTTATTAAAACGAATGGGGGCCAAGGTTTTCATTCAGATCTTGAAAGAAGAAAGGCGCCTTGAACTTTATACGGAAGACAACACCGGCCATTATCAATTGACTCAAAGTTACACGATTTGTAACTACTCTGGCGGACTTGGCCCGAAGACACAGAATGGTGATTTCAAAAGTCCCGAAGGGTTTTACCATGTCAGCCCCAAACAGTTAAACCCTAATAGCCACTATTATCGGGCCATTAATCTGGGTTTTCCCAATGAGCTTGATAAATCCAAAGGATACTCCGGCAATCATTTAATGATTCATGGTGAATGTAAATCCATTGGCTGTTATGCCATGACCAATCGCTATATGGATGAGATATATCAGTACGCAGAAAGTGCATTTCAGCATGGACAGCATGAAATTAAAATCAATATTTATCCTTTTCGCATGACTCCACAAAATATGATGCGGCATAGGAATAATAATAATTACTTGTTTTGGCGGCAATTACAGCCCGCCTATGCATATTTTATCCAAAATAGCATTCCTGCTACTGTTAACGTAATAGACGGGCAATATGTTGTTAACGTGGAACCAAAAAATCAGTTCCCCTTATGGAATAATAAATCAAACTATCTTTTCTCCAAAGTGAAATAG
- a CDS encoding Na(+)-translocating NADH-quinone reductase subunit C, with protein MANDKPKNNDSIARTFLVVFVLCLVCSIVVAGSAVGLKAQQQEQKQLDKQRNILDVAGLLKPNMSTAEIKEIYNRRIQPELLDLKTARLEKSRGNFDLNNALRGDETSIALSPEQDKAKIRRRANMAEIYLVKNEQGETTELVLPVYGSGLWSMMYAFVAIDVDGVTSRGITYYSQGETPGLGGEVDNPQWRKQWIGKKLYTPEGTPAITIVRGGAGNNPYGVDGLSGATLTSNGVQHMFDFWLGDNGFGPFLKKVREGALKDG; from the coding sequence GTGGCTAATGATAAACCAAAAAATAATGACAGCATTGCCAGAACGTTTCTGGTGGTTTTTGTGCTGTGCCTTGTCTGTTCAATTGTGGTGGCGGGATCAGCCGTAGGCTTGAAAGCACAGCAGCAAGAACAGAAACAACTGGATAAACAGCGTAATATTCTGGATGTAGCGGGTTTATTGAAACCGAATATGTCTACCGCAGAAATAAAAGAAATCTATAACCGCCGCATTCAGCCTGAATTGCTTGATTTGAAAACAGCCAGGCTGGAAAAAAGTCGTGGTAACTTTGATCTGAATAACGCGCTGCGTGGTGATGAAACCAGCATCGCGCTGTCACCAGAACAGGATAAGGCAAAAATTCGCCGTCGTGCCAATATGGCAGAGATCTATCTGGTGAAAAATGAGCAAGGAGAAACGACGGAGTTAGTGCTGCCTGTGTACGGTTCTGGCCTGTGGTCCATGATGTATGCTTTCGTTGCCATTGATGTGGATGGCGTAACCTCGCGTGGCATTACTTACTATTCTCAGGGTGAAACGCCGGGTCTGGGGGGAGAGGTGGATAATCCACAATGGCGTAAGCAGTGGATCGGTAAAAAGCTCTATACCCCGGAAGGGACGCCAGCGATTACCATCGTCCGTGGTGGTGCCGGTAATAATCCTTATGGCGTAGATGGCCTGTCTGGAGCAACACTGACGTCTAACGGCGTTCAGCATATGTTTGATTTCTGGCTAGGTGATAACGGCTTTGGCCCGTTCCTGAAAAAAGTACGTGAGGGAGCCTTGAAAGATGGCTGA
- a CDS encoding Na(+)-translocating NADH-quinone reductase subunit A has translation MIKIKKGLNLPIAGEPAQVIEDGSTIRHVALLGEEYVGMRPSMLVKEGEHVKKGQILFEDKKNPGVYFTSPASGKVVTIGRGERRVLQSVVIELNGHEQVTFDRYERAELANLNREQVEKNLLASGLWTALRTRPFSRSPVPGSIPKAIFVTAMDTQPLAADPLVVIATQEEAFVDGLNVLSTLTDGKVHVCHGAGHIPTTGNNAQITYNLFAGPHPAGLVGTHIHFLEPVSAQKTVWHLGYQDVIAIGKLFTTGELYTDRIISLAGPQVKSPRLIRTQLGADLLELTQNQLKEGENRIISGSVLCGTKSDDVRHYLGRFHTLVSVLAEGREKELFGWIAPGVNKFSITRTTIGHFLKKKRFAFSTTTNGGERSMVPIGNYERVMPLDIMATHLLRDLLAGDTESAQALGCLELDEEDLALCTYVCPGKYEYGPVLRDVLTKIELEG, from the coding sequence ATGATAAAAATTAAAAAAGGACTCAACCTCCCGATAGCAGGAGAGCCTGCCCAAGTTATAGAAGACGGTTCAACCATTCGCCATGTTGCTTTACTGGGCGAAGAGTATGTTGGAATGCGTCCTTCTATGCTGGTTAAGGAAGGTGAGCATGTTAAAAAAGGTCAAATTCTTTTTGAAGACAAGAAGAATCCAGGGGTTTATTTCACAAGTCCTGCAAGCGGTAAAGTGGTCACCATTGGGCGTGGTGAGCGTCGAGTCTTGCAATCTGTTGTGATTGAATTAAATGGTCATGAGCAAGTGACGTTTGATCGTTACGAGCGTGCCGAACTTGCTAACCTGAACCGTGAACAGGTAGAAAAAAACCTGCTTGCGTCAGGGCTATGGACAGCATTGCGTACACGTCCTTTCAGTCGTTCTCCTGTTCCCGGTTCAATACCAAAGGCGATCTTTGTCACGGCTATGGATACCCAGCCACTGGCGGCTGATCCTCTAGTCGTTATCGCAACTCAGGAAGAGGCTTTTGTTGATGGCCTGAATGTTCTGTCAACATTGACAGATGGAAAAGTCCACGTCTGCCACGGCGCGGGGCATATTCCAACCACAGGAAATAACGCTCAAATCACTTATAACCTGTTTGCTGGCCCACACCCTGCCGGTTTAGTGGGTACTCACATCCATTTCCTTGAGCCGGTCAGTGCCCAAAAAACAGTATGGCATCTGGGTTATCAGGATGTGATTGCGATCGGTAAACTGTTTACCACGGGCGAGCTTTACACGGATCGCATCATCTCTCTGGCAGGACCACAGGTTAAATCACCACGCCTGATACGTACTCAGTTAGGGGCTGATTTGCTGGAGTTGACGCAAAATCAATTGAAAGAGGGTGAAAACCGCATTATTTCGGGTTCCGTACTGTGTGGTACGAAATCAGATGATGTTCGTCATTATCTTGGTCGCTTTCATACGTTAGTTTCCGTTCTGGCCGAAGGCCGGGAAAAAGAGCTGTTCGGTTGGATTGCACCAGGCGTGAACAAATTCTCCATTACCCGCACCACCATTGGTCATTTCTTGAAAAAGAAACGATTTGCTTTCTCAACGACCACAAATGGTGGAGAACGTTCTATGGTGCCAATTGGCAACTATGAGCGTGTCATGCCGCTGGATATCATGGCAACGCACCTGCTGCGTGATTTACTTGCAGGTGATACAGAGAGTGCTCAGGCACTGGGCTGTCTGGAGCTGGATGAAGAAGATTTAGCATTGTGTACCTATGTTTGCCCTGGCAAATATGAGTACGGTCCGGTACTGCGTGACGTGCTGACTAAGATTGAGCTGGAAGGGTAA
- a CDS encoding FAD:protein FMN transferase translates to MLSKKIINWGTLLLAVMLLSACGGPEQQNLNGQTMGTYYSVKYVTDSSAPPPENLQKEIDRLLEEVNDQMSTYRPNSELSRFNQSREVNKPFPVSAATAKVVKEAIRINQLTEGALDVTVGPLVNLWGFGPEGRITKAPTDEELATRRAWTGINHLSVAGNHLIKAIPELYVDLSSIAKGYGVDVVADYLRSQHIKNYMVDIGGEVRTSGNNGKGNPWRIAIEKPSDSGMEQSAQEIIVPGNMSVATSGDYRNYFEQNGVRYSHTINPKTSRPITHNLVSITVIAPSCMSADGFSTGLDVLGPEKGMEVAEKLNIPVFMIVKTKDGFEERYSPAFKAYLQKK, encoded by the coding sequence ATGCTGAGTAAAAAAATTATCAACTGGGGAACATTGCTGTTAGCGGTTATGTTGCTGTCGGCATGTGGTGGCCCTGAACAGCAAAACCTGAATGGGCAGACGATGGGGACGTATTATTCCGTAAAATATGTCACGGATTCGTCCGCACCACCCCCTGAAAACCTGCAAAAAGAGATTGATCGTCTGCTGGAAGAAGTCAATGATCAGATGTCCACTTATCGGCCCAATTCTGAATTAAGTCGTTTTAATCAAAGCCGTGAAGTGAATAAACCGTTCCCGGTATCTGCCGCCACCGCGAAAGTTGTCAAAGAAGCGATTCGAATCAATCAACTGACAGAAGGGGCATTAGATGTCACCGTTGGCCCATTGGTGAATTTGTGGGGATTTGGGCCTGAAGGCCGCATTACCAAAGCCCCAACGGATGAAGAATTAGCCACTCGTCGTGCTTGGACAGGCATCAATCACTTGTCGGTGGCAGGTAATCATCTCATTAAAGCCATTCCCGAACTGTATGTCGATCTCTCTTCCATTGCTAAAGGTTATGGCGTTGATGTTGTCGCTGACTATCTAAGATCTCAGCACATTAAAAATTACATGGTTGATATTGGTGGTGAGGTACGTACATCGGGTAACAATGGCAAAGGTAACCCATGGCGGATCGCCATAGAAAAACCATCAGATAGTGGTATGGAGCAGAGTGCTCAGGAAATCATCGTGCCAGGTAATATGTCTGTTGCGACATCGGGGGATTACCGAAACTATTTTGAACAAAATGGCGTGCGTTATTCTCATACCATTAACCCTAAAACCAGCCGACCAATCACACATAATTTGGTTTCAATTACCGTCATAGCGCCGTCTTGTATGAGTGCAGATGGCTTTTCTACCGGTCTGGATGTATTGGGACCGGAGAAAGGAATGGAAGTGGCTGAAAAGCTGAATATTCCGGTCTTTATGATTGTCAAAACCAAAGACGGTTTTGAAGAACGCTATAGTCCTGCCTTTAAAGCTTACTTGCAGAAGAAATAA
- the nqrE gene encoding NADH:ubiquinone reductase (Na(+)-transporting) subunit E: MEHYISLFVRAVFIENMALSFFLGMCTFLAVSKNVKTAFGLGVAVTVVLGISVPANNLVYNLVLRDGALIDGVDLSFLNFITFIGVIAALVQILEMILDRYVPALYNALGIFLPLITVNCAIFGGVSFMAQRDYNFSESIVYGFGSGMGWMLAIVLMAAIREKMKYADVPAGLKGLGITFVTTGLMALGFMSFSGVQL, encoded by the coding sequence ATGGAACACTATATCAGTTTGTTTGTCCGCGCAGTCTTTATCGAGAATATGGCGTTATCGTTCTTCCTCGGTATGTGTACGTTTTTGGCAGTATCAAAAAACGTTAAGACGGCTTTTGGTCTGGGTGTGGCTGTCACTGTCGTATTAGGTATTTCCGTTCCGGCTAATAATCTTGTCTACAATCTGGTACTCCGTGATGGAGCCTTGATAGATGGGGTGGATCTGAGCTTTCTGAACTTCATTACTTTTATCGGGGTAATTGCGGCACTGGTGCAGATCCTGGAAATGATCTTAGACCGTTATGTTCCGGCGCTTTACAACGCATTGGGCATTTTCCTGCCATTAATTACGGTCAACTGTGCGATTTTCGGTGGCGTTTCATTCATGGCACAGCGTGACTATAACTTCAGTGAGTCTATCGTATATGGCTTTGGCTCAGGCATGGGGTGGATGTTGGCCATTGTTCTGATGGCGGCTATCCGTGAAAAAATGAAATATGCGGATGTTCCAGCGGGTCTGAAAGGATTAGGCATCACCTTTGTCACCACCGGTTTGATGGCATTGGGCTTTATGTCCTTCTCCGGTGTGCAGCTCTAA
- the lpcA gene encoding D-sedoheptulose 7-phosphate isomerase: protein MYQELIRSELSEAADTLAHFLSDDANIDAIQKAAMLLADAFKAGGKVLSCGNGGSHCDAMHFAEELTGRYRENRPGYPAIAISDPSHLSCVSNDFGYDYVFSRYLEAVGQKGDVLLGISTSGNSGNIIKAVEVARTKGMKVITLTGKDGGKMAGTADVEIRVPHFGYADRIQEIHIKVIHILIQLIEKEMAKD, encoded by the coding sequence ATGTATCAAGAACTGATCCGCAGTGAATTATCCGAAGCCGCAGACACATTGGCTCATTTCCTTAGTGATGATGCAAATATTGACGCTATCCAAAAAGCCGCTATGTTACTGGCTGATGCATTCAAGGCGGGAGGAAAAGTGCTTTCCTGTGGAAATGGTGGTTCACATTGCGATGCCATGCACTTTGCGGAGGAATTGACCGGCCGTTATCGTGAAAATCGCCCGGGATATCCGGCGATTGCGATTTCCGATCCTAGCCATTTATCCTGCGTGAGCAATGATTTTGGTTATGACTATGTATTTTCCCGCTATCTTGAAGCTGTTGGTCAGAAAGGTGATGTCTTACTCGGTATTTCGACGTCGGGCAATTCTGGTAATATCATTAAAGCGGTTGAAGTTGCCCGTACCAAGGGAATGAAAGTCATTACGCTGACGGGTAAGGATGGCGGAAAAATGGCGGGTACGGCAGATGTTGAAATTCGAGTACCGCATTTTGGTTATGCAGATCGTATTCAGGAAATTCACATTAAAGTCATTCATATTTTGATTCAATTGATTGAAAAAGAAATGGCAAAAGATTGA
- a CDS encoding NADH:ubiquinone reductase (Na(+)-transporting) subunit B — protein sequence MGLKNLFEKVEHHFEAGGKLEKYYPLYEAVSTVFYTPGTVTKGHAHVRDAIDLKRMMILVWLSVFPAMFWGMYNVGNQAIPALAHLYNGEALQQILASDWHYLVAQYLGASLTPDAGWGSKMLLGATYFLPIYAVVFAVGGFWEILFALIRKHEINEGFFVSSILFALIVPPTLPLWQAALGISFGVVIAKEIFGGTGRNFLNPALAGRAFLFFAYPAQISGDLVWTAADGFSGATPLSQWATAGQHGLMNTITGQPVTWMDAFIGNIPGSVGEVSTLMIFIGGAIILFARIASWRIVAGVMLGMIATSYLFNAIGSTTNPMFAMTWYWHMVLGGFAFGMIFMATDPVSAAFTDKGKWAYGILIGAMCVLIRVVNPAYPEGMMLAILFANLFAPLFDYLVVQANIKRRKARG from the coding sequence ATGGGCCTGAAAAATTTATTTGAGAAAGTAGAACACCACTTCGAGGCCGGTGGCAAACTGGAAAAATATTATCCTCTTTATGAGGCAGTGAGCACCGTTTTTTACACACCGGGGACAGTGACAAAAGGGCATGCCCATGTTCGTGATGCCATCGATCTCAAACGTATGATGATCCTGGTGTGGCTGTCAGTTTTCCCTGCGATGTTTTGGGGAATGTATAACGTCGGCAATCAGGCGATACCTGCTCTGGCGCATTTATATAATGGAGAGGCTTTACAGCAGATTCTGGCGTCTGACTGGCATTATCTTGTGGCTCAGTATCTTGGTGCGTCATTAACACCGGATGCCGGTTGGGGCAGTAAAATGTTGCTTGGCGCAACCTACTTCCTGCCAATTTATGCGGTGGTTTTTGCGGTGGGGGGCTTTTGGGAAATTTTGTTTGCTCTCATCCGTAAACACGAAATCAACGAAGGCTTCTTTGTCAGCTCGATTCTGTTTGCGCTGATTGTGCCACCAACACTGCCGTTGTGGCAGGCCGCTTTGGGGATCTCGTTTGGTGTCGTGATCGCAAAAGAAATCTTTGGGGGAACGGGGCGTAACTTCCTTAACCCGGCATTAGCCGGCCGTGCTTTCCTGTTTTTTGCTTATCCTGCACAAATTTCAGGGGATTTAGTCTGGACAGCGGCTGACGGTTTCTCTGGTGCAACGCCGTTGTCTCAATGGGCAACTGCGGGTCAACATGGTTTGATGAATACCATTACCGGGCAGCCGGTCACTTGGATGGATGCCTTTATCGGTAATATTCCCGGTTCAGTGGGTGAAGTCTCCACGCTGATGATTTTCATCGGTGGTGCCATCATTCTGTTTGCCCGTATCGCTTCATGGCGCATCGTTGCGGGTGTCATGCTCGGGATGATCGCAACGTCTTACCTGTTTAATGCTATTGGCTCTACCACAAACCCGATGTTTGCGATGACGTGGTACTGGCATATGGTTCTGGGGGGCTTTGCTTTCGGTATGATCTTTATGGCCACTGACCCCGTATCCGCCGCGTTTACGGATAAAGGGAAATGGGCATACGGCATTTTGATTGGAGCGATGTGTGTTCTGATCAGGGTGGTTAACCCGGCTTACCCGGAAGGAATGATGTTGGCGATCCTGTTCGCTAACCTGTTCGCGCCACTGTTTGATTATCTGGTCGTGCAGGCCAACATTAAGCGGAGAAAAGCCCGTGGCTAA
- a CDS encoding NADH:ubiquinone reductase (Na(+)-transporting) subunit D: MADSKEIKRVLLGPLFDNNPIALQVLGVCSALAVTTKLETALVMTIAVTLVTAFSNFFISLIRNYIPGSVRIIVQMAIIASLVIVVDQILQAYAYEISKQLSVFVGLIITNCIVMGRAEAYAMKAPPVESFMDGIGNGLGYGVILLLVGFLRELFGSGKLFGMTVLESVKNGGWYQPNGLFLLAPSAFFIIGMLIWGLRTLKPAQIEKE; this comes from the coding sequence ATGGCTGATAGTAAAGAGATAAAACGTGTCCTGCTTGGGCCACTGTTTGATAATAACCCAATTGCCTTGCAGGTTTTGGGGGTCTGTTCAGCGCTGGCGGTGACCACTAAGCTGGAAACTGCGCTGGTCATGACGATTGCGGTGACATTGGTTACCGCGTTTTCCAACTTTTTCATTTCATTGATTCGTAATTACATCCCTGGCAGTGTGAGAATCATTGTACAGATGGCGATCATTGCATCGCTGGTGATTGTCGTAGACCAGATTTTGCAGGCTTATGCCTATGAAATTTCTAAACAGCTTTCGGTGTTTGTGGGTCTTATTATCACGAACTGTATTGTCATGGGACGTGCTGAAGCTTATGCCATGAAAGCCCCACCTGTTGAAAGTTTTATGGATGGGATTGGTAATGGTTTGGGCTATGGCGTCATTCTGTTGCTGGTGGGTTTCTTGCGTGAGCTGTTTGGTTCAGGGAAATTGTTCGGTATGACGGTGCTGGAATCAGTCAAAAATGGGGGTTGGTATCAACCAAACGGCCTGTTTTTGCTGGCACCGAGTGCATTCTTTATTATTGGTATGCTGATTTGGGGTCTGCGAACCCTGAAACCTGCGCAGATTGAGAAGGAGTAA